From one Planctomycetota bacterium genomic stretch:
- a CDS encoding rhodanese-like domain-containing protein, translated as MSTATISPAQLAELCRQGKRPELIDVRTPAEFQEVHVEFARNMPLDRLDVSALLQARQSPADEPLYVICRSGGRGKQACDKIANAGFANVVNVEGGTLACVAAGLPVVKGKQVMSLERQVRIAAGSLVLIGATLGWFVHPAFIGLSAFVGAGLVFAGITDTCGMGMLLARMPWNQVSSSGGAACAR; from the coding sequence ATGAGCACCGCCACGATTTCCCCCGCGCAACTCGCCGAGTTGTGCCGGCAAGGGAAGCGTCCCGAGTTGATTGACGTCCGCACGCCGGCCGAGTTCCAAGAAGTACACGTCGAGTTCGCCCGCAACATGCCGCTCGATCGATTGGACGTCAGCGCCCTGCTGCAAGCGCGCCAATCGCCGGCCGACGAGCCGTTGTACGTCATCTGTCGCTCGGGCGGGCGCGGCAAGCAAGCCTGTGACAAGATCGCCAATGCCGGCTTTGCCAACGTCGTCAACGTCGAAGGGGGCACGCTGGCCTGTGTGGCGGCCGGGTTGCCGGTCGTCAAAGGCAAACAAGTGATGTCCCTTGAACGTCAGGTGCGGATCGCCGCCGGCTCGCTTGTCTTGATTGGCGCGACGCTTGGCTGGTTCGTTCATCCGGCCTTCATTGGCTTGTCGGCGTTCGTCGGCGCGGGTTTGGTGTTTGCCGGCATCACCGACACCTGCGGCATGGGTATGTTGCTGGCGCGGATGCCCTGGAACCAAGTCAGCTCGTCGGGCGGCGCGGCCTGCGCCCGCTAA
- a CDS encoding winged helix-turn-helix transcriptional regulator, whose amino-acid sequence MTTPTKTRRAPKLTSLDALAQAAECLKALAHPHRLRMVQMLLRGRYTVGELAEACGIPSHMASEHLRLMQRCQFLTAEKEGRRAYYQVAEKHLASIMACIEARFG is encoded by the coding sequence ATGACGACACCAACCAAAACCCGGCGCGCGCCCAAGCTGACGTCGCTTGACGCCTTGGCCCAGGCGGCGGAGTGTCTGAAAGCCCTGGCTCATCCGCACCGGCTGCGAATGGTGCAGATGTTGCTGCGTGGCCGCTACACGGTCGGCGAGCTGGCCGAAGCCTGCGGCATTCCCAGCCACATGGCCTCGGAACACCTGCGGTTGATGCAACGCTGTCAATTCCTGACCGCTGAAAAGGAAGGACGCCGCGCTTACTACCAGGTCGCCGAAAAGCACTTGGCCAGCATCATGGCCTGTATCGAAGCGCGGTTTGGCTAA
- a CDS encoding FAD-dependent oxidoreductase: protein MKLLIVGGVAAGASAAARARRLSEAAEIVLFERGPDVSFANCGLPYYAGGVIADRNKLLVTTAQRLNERFRLDVRTSTTVLAIDRANKTVRARDLTTGREYDESYDKLLLAPGAAPLRPPLPGIDLPGIHTLRNLADVDRIKQRIDQGVRQAVVVGAGFIGLELVENFVHRGIATTLVELQDQILPPLDREMTTPLRQALAA, encoded by the coding sequence ATGAAACTCTTGATCGTCGGGGGCGTTGCCGCCGGCGCTTCGGCGGCCGCCCGGGCGAGGCGACTTTCGGAGGCCGCCGAGATCGTCCTGTTTGAGCGCGGGCCGGACGTCTCGTTCGCCAACTGCGGCTTGCCCTACTATGCCGGCGGAGTGATCGCCGATCGGAACAAGCTGCTGGTCACGACGGCCCAGCGGCTGAACGAGCGATTCCGCCTGGACGTGCGGACCAGCACGACGGTTCTGGCGATTGATCGCGCGAACAAGACGGTTCGCGCCCGCGACCTGACCACCGGCCGCGAGTACGACGAGTCGTACGACAAGCTGTTGCTCGCGCCCGGCGCCGCGCCGCTGCGACCGCCGCTGCCCGGCATCGACCTGCCGGGCATTCACACCTTGCGCAATCTGGCCGACGTCGACCGGATCAAACAGCGAATCGACCAGGGCGTGCGGCAAGCCGTCGTGGTCGGCGCCGGTTTCATCGGCCTGGAGCTGGTCGAGAACTTCGTCCATCGCGGCATCGCCACCACGTTGGTCGAACTGCAAGATCAAATCCTGCCGCCGCTCGACCGGGAAATGACCACGCCGCTGCGCCAGGCGCTGGCCGCC